From Scytonema millei VB511283:
TGGAAAAAAGAAACGGTAGATTTGCAATTATCGAGCAATTACTTGCTGATGGTATCCGCTATATGTTCGGCAACCCCGGTACGTCGGAAGAGGGGTTTCTCGATGCACTCAGCGATTATTATCCAGAATTTGAATACATTCTTGCCTTACAAGAGACGATCGCGGTAGCGGCTGCTGATGGCTACGCTCGTTCTACTAAAAAGCCGACCATCGTGCAACTGCATAGCGGGGTTGGTCTGGGTAATGGGATCGGCATGTTGTACCAAGCAATGCGGGGTCATGCGCCACTAGTCGTAATAGCAGGTGAATCTGGAATTCAATACGATGCGATGGATGCGCAGATGGCAGCAGACTTAGTGAGTATGGCAAAACCTGTCACTAAATGGGCAACCAGGGTGGTTCATCCGAGTTCGCTGCTGCGGGTATTGCGACGAGCAATCAAAATCGCTGCTACGCCACCGATGGGTCCGGTTTTTGTCTCTTTACCGATGGATGTGTTGGATGCACCAAATGAGGAAGAAGTTGTGCCGACTTCGATCCCAGTGACGCGAGTTGCTCCCGAACCGGAGGCGATCGCCAAAGCAGCGTCAATGCTAGCTACAGCAGCCAAACCACTGATTATTGTCGGTGACGGTATAGCTTATTCCGACGCTCAAGCAGAATTAACTCGCGTTGCAGAATTGGTTGGCGCTCAAGTCTGGGGTTCGGATTCATCGGAACCAAATATGAGCGCAACCCATCCGCTGTTTGGTGGGCTATTGGGTCATATGTTTGGCGAAGTGAGCAGCCGCATTACATCTCAAGCCGATGTTGTGCTGATTTGCGGTACATATGTTTTCCCCGAAGTCTTTCCTGCTTTGTCTGGTGCGTTTGCTCCTGATGCAAAAATCGTTCACATCGATTTGAATGCTTACGAAATCGCTAAGAATTTCCCTGTAGATCTAGGTATAGTCAGCGATCCGAAAACGACCCTTGCCAAGCTGGGTGCAGAATTAGAAAAAATAATGACTGCCGAGCAAAAGCGGCTAGTCGGTCAAAGAACTACCCAAATTGCTGAAACGAAAAAGCAGCAAATGGCAGAGCAGTTTGAAGCTGACAAAGCCGTGCATGACTTAGTACCTCTGCACTTATCGCAATTTGCCGAAGAACTTGCCAGACATTTACCACCAAACGCGATCGTCTTCGATGAGGCAATTACTCATTCTGAAGAATTATGTCGCTACATTCCACCGACGACGCTGGGGCATTATTTCCAGACGCGGGGCGGTTCTCTCGGTGTAGGTATTCCTGGTGCAATTGGGATTAAGCTCGCCCATCCCGACAAAACGGCGATCGGCTTTTCAGGCGATGGTGGTGCAATGTATACCATCCAAGCGTTATGGACGGCTGCGCACCACAATATCGATGCTAAGTTTGTCATTTGCAACAATCGCAGCTATCGCATTTTGAAGCTGAATATTTTGCAGTATTGGCAAGAACAGCAGCTGCCGCAAGGCGAATTTCCTGCCTCTTTCGATTTGTGTCATCCCGATCTGCGGTTTGACGAACTAGCACGGGCGATGGGAGTGCAAGCCGTGCGCGTGGAAACACCAGAGCAGATCAAACCCGCGATCGCTCAAGCTTTATTCCACAACGGACCTTTCCTGATCGACCTCGTCATCAGTAATGAAGTCCCAGGAGCGATCGGCTAGGGACTGGAAGAGAGCAGAGGGAGCAATTCAAAATTCAAAATTCAAAATTAATTCTGAATTCTCCCCACCACGCACCACGCACCACTCTCTTGCTGATAACTGATAACTGATAACTGACAACTGGTTACTACTCACTATGATCCATCAACTAATATTTGCCCATCCTAGACCAGGGATGAGTGAGAAAGACTTTCAAGACTATTGGATTAACATTCATGCGGCAAATTATGCCAGCAAAATTCCTCAAATTAGAAGGTATTTAATTGATTTGAGAATTCCTTTTGGAGCAGAGCCAGAAGACCCTCTTTTTAGTGGTGTTGCTGAAATTTGGCTAGAAAATGAAGCAGAACAAATTGCTTCGCTTCAGTCTAAAGAGTTTATCGAAGGGGCGCGGCGAGATGAACCAAATTGGGCAGCATTTTGGCGCACGGTTGGGTTAGATACTACAGCTCATGTTTTGATGGCAGGAGAACCGCTACAAAGAGACTCCGAGCAAATCAAGCTTTTAGTTATGGTGAAGCGTAAAGCTGGAATGCCATTAGCAGAATTTCGTCAAACGATGTTGCACGGTCATGCAGCTAAAGTTATGAAACTTCCAGGTCTGCAACGCTATCTTCAGTGTCACGTGCGCGATAGTTTTTATGCGATCGGTGAATCTATTCTCGATTGTGTATCGCAACTTTGGTTTGACGATCTATCCTCTCTTGAGAAAGCTCTGAATTCACCAGAATATGAGAATTTCATTTTGCCAGATTTTGGACAACTTTTTGAAAGTAATTACGTTCACAGTATGGTGACAACTGAAAACTGGATTATTGGACCAGATTTTCGTTAAAAGGAATGAGATCGAGGAAATAGAAGTTATGTCGAAAGAAAGCGTAATTGATTTTTTCAGAGTTTGTCATCACGATACAACTTTGTTTGCGAAATTCGAGTCAAAGAATTTATCTGAAGTCATTTTTCACGCTAAAAGTTTGGGTTACAGCTTTAATGGTGAGGAATTAGCTGAGGTTATTGGAGGTATGGAAGCTCAGATTATTACAGAGAGAATGGGTGAAGCGATCGATGCTAACAGTAGTTTATGGCGGAGAATGTGGGGAAAGTCTCGCCTGCAATATGTAATTGAAGAATTATTTCAGACTTTTTCTGAAGCGGAACTAAAGCAGTTTCTTAACTAATAAAAATCTTATGGCAAGAATAGAAGTGATTAACTTTTTACAAGCACTCGTTCGCCAATCTGAATTGCAAACCAAATTAAAAACTCTTCTTAAACCAGAAGTTTTAGCATATGCGGAGCAAGCGGGTTATAAGTTTACCGAACAAGAATTTGACGATACTGTCTGGGGAATCGAGATTTATTTAGCAAATAAATTAGGGGAAAATTTCGATTTGACATTTAGTTTGTGGGAAACAATGTGGGGCAAATACTATCTGGAATATCTCGCTGCTAACGTCATTGATAGTTTATCCCAAAAAGAGATTGATGAGTTTCTAAACCAGTAAAAAAGGTGGACTAGTCAATGAATTTTGAACGTACATTTGATTACATTATTGTAGGTGCTGGCGCGGCTGGTTGCGTCATTGCCTACCGACTGATGAAAAATCTGGGTTGTAGCGTTCTGTTACTCGAAGCAGGCAGTCCAGATAGTAACCCCGCCATCCACAACACAGATATGCAGTCGATGACTTCTCTGTGGGGTTCTAATGCAGATTGGGGTTACTCAACCGAACCAGAACCAGGTTTAGGCGATCGCCAAATCTCCATCGCGCAAGGCAAAGTTTTGGGCGGCGGGACTTCAATCAATGCGATGATGTACATTCGGGGCAATCGTCGCGACTACGATCGCTGGAAATATTTAGGTAACGAAGGTTGGAGTTACCAAGAAATTTTACCCTATTTCAAGAAATCGGAAGATTATGAAGGGGGAGCCTCGGAATATCGAGGTGTAGGGGGACCTTTACACGTCATTAACTATCGCAATCCTGCACCTGTATCCCAGGCTTTCGTGTCAGCAGCGATGGAATTGGGTTATGGGGGTAATGGCTGGGACTGCAACGGCGCACAACAGGAAAATGGCGCATTTTTCTATCAATCGACTCGCACTCAAGATAATCAGCGTTGCAGTACGGCTGTTGCTTTTCTCAGACCAATTCTCGGACATCCCAATTTTGCAGTAGAAGTTAACGCGCAAGTCACCCGACTTTTATTTGCCAAACAGCGAGTTATTGGGTTGGAATATCTGCAAGACGGCAAAATTCACCAAGTTAAAGCCGAAGCAGAAGTCATTCTTAGTTGCGGTGCATTTGAATCGCCAAAACTGTTAATGCTTTCCGGTATTGGAGCCGCCGAACATTTGCAAGCTCATGGTATTCCCCTCGTAGTAGATTTACCAGGAGTCGGTAAAAATCTGCAAGATCATTTGCTATTTGGAGTTGGATATAGCTGCAAGCAAGAACAACCCGTACCTAATCTTCTTTCCGAAGTAGGTTTATTTACTTACACCAACAGCGACATCGATCGCAGTACGAACTCACCCGATCTGCAATTCTTTTTTGGACCCGTACAATTTTTAGAACCTCAGTATCGAGTCGATGGTCCTGGCTTTACTTTCGCACCAATTTTAGTGCAGCCGCAAAGTCGAGGTACTGTTTCTTTAAGATCTAACAATCCTCAAGATTTAGCTGTTTTGCGTCCTAATTACTTACAGTCTGAAGCCGATCTTGATGTGTTAATTCGAGGAATTGAATTATCGAGAGAATTAGTGAATACTCGCGCTTTTGATGAATTTCGCGGTGAAGAATTAGCCCCAGGAATTTCTGTAACTAGCAAAGCAGAATTAAGCGCCTATATTCGACAAGTTGCTTCCACTGTTTGGCATCCAGTTGGAACTTGCAAAATGGGAAGCGATCGCGATGCCGTTGTCAATGCTCGACTTCAGGTTTATGGAGTAGAAGGATTGCGAGTTGCCGATGCTTCGATTATGCCCACAATTACGAGCGGGAATACGAATGCTCCTACTATCGCTATTGGTGAAAAAGCAGCCGATATGATTATTTCTACTCGGTAATTCGACAAAACTCAAACCAAAAATTCTAAAAAAAATAATGAATGAAGTGAGAGGCGATCGTGACAGAAACTTTTGATTATATTATTGTTGGTTCGGGTGCGGCAGGTGCAACCGTTGCTTATCGCTTGAGCGAACTTGCTGATGCCAAAGTCTTAATTTTGGAAGCTGGTGGAACTCAAAATTGGGAAGCTATTGACGTTCCCTATCGCTGGAATGAGTTGCTATTGACTGAAATCGATTGGGCTTACATGAGCGTTCCCCAGCCAGGGTTAGCTAACAGACAAATCTATTCTGCGGCTGGCAAACTGATCGGCGGAACTTCCAATATTTATCACATGATTCACACCAGAGGTAAAGCCGCTGATTTTGATGATTGGGCTTACAACGGTTGTTCCGGTTGGTCTTTCAAAGATGTGCTACCCTATTTTCAAAAACTCGAAAATCAGGAAGACGACACCAACCCTACTGCGGGTAAAGGTGGACCAATTAATATCATTGATGCCAAATACGAAGGCAACCCAGCTTCGCAAACTTTCATCGATGCCTGTGTAGAACTAGGATATCCTTATGTCAAAGATTTTAATGCCGAAGATTTTGGTGTTGGTTGGCATCACGTCGATATTAAAAATGGCAGGCGAGCAGGGGTCAGAACGGCATATTTAGAACCAGCTTTAGCTCGCCCTAATGTAACTTTAAGCAGCAACTCTCAAGCAACAAAACTGGTAATAGAAAACAATCGTTGTGTAGGGGTTGAATATCAGCAGGACGGAGTTTTAAAAACTGTCAGAGCCGATCGCGAAGTCATTGTTTGTGCGGGTGCAATTCAATCGCCAAAATTATTGCTGCTTTCAGGTATTGGCAATCCAGAACAACTGCAACAATTCAACATACCTACAGTAGTCGATTTACCGGGTGTAGGAGAAAATTTTCACGACCATCCGCTGATTATCGGTCCGATGGGCATGATGTCCGAACCAGGAGCCGATCCCAAGGGCAACATGACTGAAGTTGCCTTATTTTGGAAATCCGAACCGTCGATGCTGGTTCCCGATTTAGAAATTTGTTTGGTGCATCGCGCCCCATTTGGCGAATCATTTTTCGGTAACGTCATTCAACGCCTGCAAACGAATCAACCAATTGCGCCAGTCAGCCAGCTTGTCGATCCGAGAATCATTTTGGCACTACCTGGTTTAGTACGTCCGCTATCGCGTGGTTGGGTGCGTTTGGCAAGTAGCGATCCGATGGCTAATCCGCTGATTAACGCCAATTATGGTGCAGAAAAAGCAGATATCGATCGCATGGTCGAGATGGTAAAAATAGCCCGTCAGATTTATCAAACTCAAGCCTTTGCCAAGTTAGGTTTAACAGAAATCAACCCAGGTCCAGAAGTCAACAGCGAAGCAGCACTCAGAGATTGGGTAATTAACAATGTCGGTTCCTACTACCACTACGTAGGATCTTGCAAAATGGGTGTCGATCGCATGGCAGTTGTAGACACGCAACTGAAAGTTTACGGCGTGGAAGGATTGCGTGTCGCAGATGCTTCGGTAATGCCCGCCATCCCCTCATCCAACCCCCATACAACAATCGTCGCGATCGGCGAAAGAGCCGCAGATTTTATCAAACAAGAGTTGTAAGTCGGGAGTCGGGAGTCGGGAGTCGGGAGTCGGGGAAAGAGAGCTGCTCTTGAGCTGAGGAAGCTAGGGGAGCAATTCTAACCACTGGTTCCACCAGTCACTAGTCACTGATAACTGATAACTGATAACTGATAACTGATAACTACCCACTAGAGGTCAAAATGCCAGAACAAACACAAACAGAAATTTTCGATTTAGGTGATTTCCAACTATCAACCGGATTCATCCTCTCGAA
This genomic window contains:
- a CDS encoding thiamine pyrophosphate-binding protein, which codes for MEKRNGRFAIIEQLLADGIRYMFGNPGTSEEGFLDALSDYYPEFEYILALQETIAVAAADGYARSTKKPTIVQLHSGVGLGNGIGMLYQAMRGHAPLVVIAGESGIQYDAMDAQMAADLVSMAKPVTKWATRVVHPSSLLRVLRRAIKIAATPPMGPVFVSLPMDVLDAPNEEEVVPTSIPVTRVAPEPEAIAKAASMLATAAKPLIIVGDGIAYSDAQAELTRVAELVGAQVWGSDSSEPNMSATHPLFGGLLGHMFGEVSSRITSQADVVLICGTYVFPEVFPALSGAFAPDAKIVHIDLNAYEIAKNFPVDLGIVSDPKTTLAKLGAELEKIMTAEQKRLVGQRTTQIAETKKQQMAEQFEADKAVHDLVPLHLSQFAEELARHLPPNAIVFDEAITHSEELCRYIPPTTLGHYFQTRGGSLGVGIPGAIGIKLAHPDKTAIGFSGDGGAMYTIQALWTAAHHNIDAKFVICNNRSYRILKLNILQYWQEQQLPQGEFPASFDLCHPDLRFDELARAMGVQAVRVETPEQIKPAIAQALFHNGPFLIDLVISNEVPGAIG
- a CDS encoding Nif11-like leader peptide family natural product precursor, coding for MARIEVINFLQALVRQSELQTKLKTLLKPEVLAYAEQAGYKFTEQEFDDTVWGIEIYLANKLGENFDLTFSLWETMWGKYYLEYLAANVIDSLSQKEIDEFLNQ
- a CDS encoding EthD domain-containing protein — translated: MIHQLIFAHPRPGMSEKDFQDYWINIHAANYASKIPQIRRYLIDLRIPFGAEPEDPLFSGVAEIWLENEAEQIASLQSKEFIEGARRDEPNWAAFWRTVGLDTTAHVLMAGEPLQRDSEQIKLLVMVKRKAGMPLAEFRQTMLHGHAAKVMKLPGLQRYLQCHVRDSFYAIGESILDCVSQLWFDDLSSLEKALNSPEYENFILPDFGQLFESNYVHSMVTTENWIIGPDFR
- a CDS encoding Nif11 family protein, giving the protein MSKESVIDFFRVCHHDTTLFAKFESKNLSEVIFHAKSLGYSFNGEELAEVIGGMEAQIITERMGEAIDANSSLWRRMWGKSRLQYVIEELFQTFSEAELKQFLN
- a CDS encoding GMC family oxidoreductase, with translation MNFERTFDYIIVGAGAAGCVIAYRLMKNLGCSVLLLEAGSPDSNPAIHNTDMQSMTSLWGSNADWGYSTEPEPGLGDRQISIAQGKVLGGGTSINAMMYIRGNRRDYDRWKYLGNEGWSYQEILPYFKKSEDYEGGASEYRGVGGPLHVINYRNPAPVSQAFVSAAMELGYGGNGWDCNGAQQENGAFFYQSTRTQDNQRCSTAVAFLRPILGHPNFAVEVNAQVTRLLFAKQRVIGLEYLQDGKIHQVKAEAEVILSCGAFESPKLLMLSGIGAAEHLQAHGIPLVVDLPGVGKNLQDHLLFGVGYSCKQEQPVPNLLSEVGLFTYTNSDIDRSTNSPDLQFFFGPVQFLEPQYRVDGPGFTFAPILVQPQSRGTVSLRSNNPQDLAVLRPNYLQSEADLDVLIRGIELSRELVNTRAFDEFRGEELAPGISVTSKAELSAYIRQVASTVWHPVGTCKMGSDRDAVVNARLQVYGVEGLRVADASIMPTITSGNTNAPTIAIGEKAADMIISTR
- a CDS encoding GMC family oxidoreductase, whose amino-acid sequence is MTETFDYIIVGSGAAGATVAYRLSELADAKVLILEAGGTQNWEAIDVPYRWNELLLTEIDWAYMSVPQPGLANRQIYSAAGKLIGGTSNIYHMIHTRGKAADFDDWAYNGCSGWSFKDVLPYFQKLENQEDDTNPTAGKGGPINIIDAKYEGNPASQTFIDACVELGYPYVKDFNAEDFGVGWHHVDIKNGRRAGVRTAYLEPALARPNVTLSSNSQATKLVIENNRCVGVEYQQDGVLKTVRADREVIVCAGAIQSPKLLLLSGIGNPEQLQQFNIPTVVDLPGVGENFHDHPLIIGPMGMMSEPGADPKGNMTEVALFWKSEPSMLVPDLEICLVHRAPFGESFFGNVIQRLQTNQPIAPVSQLVDPRIILALPGLVRPLSRGWVRLASSDPMANPLINANYGAEKADIDRMVEMVKIARQIYQTQAFAKLGLTEINPGPEVNSEAALRDWVINNVGSYYHYVGSCKMGVDRMAVVDTQLKVYGVEGLRVADASVMPAIPSSNPHTTIVAIGERAADFIKQEL